From a single Alloactinosynnema sp. L-07 genomic region:
- a CDS encoding ACT domain-containing protein: MKRLVVDVVPGAYTVTRLDPGTPVPAALFEVDGLVSVTRTPAEVSIVSPSSAAPEGGQAEAGWRLLTVRGPLEFTLTGIMASLAGSLAAAGVSLFAVSTFDTDHILVHDADLVRATAALKEAGHEVHG; this comes from the coding sequence GTGAAGCGGCTCGTCGTCGACGTCGTCCCCGGCGCCTACACCGTCACCCGGCTCGACCCGGGCACCCCGGTCCCCGCGGCACTGTTCGAGGTGGACGGTCTGGTGTCGGTCACCCGGACACCGGCCGAGGTGTCGATCGTGTCGCCGTCGTCGGCCGCGCCAGAAGGCGGGCAGGCCGAGGCAGGTTGGCGGCTGCTGACCGTGCGCGGGCCGCTGGAGTTCACCCTCACCGGAATCATGGCGTCGCTGGCGGGTTCACTGGCCGCCGCCGGGGTGTCACTGTTCGCGGTGTCCACCTTCGACACCGACCACATCCTGGTCCACGATGCCGACCTCGTCCGCGCCACCGCCGCGCTGAAAGAGGCGGGTCACGAGGTCCACGGATAA
- a CDS encoding toxin-antitoxin system HicB family antitoxin: MDLNQYLATLRDDLTTTASAGDESMRRAAAVLGAAIEPAARLALMNALSDLAAEVTAALPDQVVELRLDGRDVRVVVTQTPSDTTETPKPPPFDGGDMSRMTLRLFEELKAKAEQAASSQGVSLNTFVQQAVQGALQGRGKWDKAWEKGWDKKDGSRVQGWYEG; encoded by the coding sequence ATGGACCTGAACCAGTATCTAGCCACGTTGCGCGACGACCTCACCACAACGGCGTCGGCAGGCGACGAGTCGATGCGCCGCGCCGCCGCTGTTCTGGGCGCCGCGATCGAGCCCGCGGCCCGTCTGGCCCTGATGAACGCCCTGTCCGACCTCGCAGCCGAGGTCACAGCGGCACTTCCCGACCAGGTTGTGGAACTCCGCTTGGACGGCCGTGATGTGCGTGTCGTCGTCACCCAGACGCCAAGTGACACCACCGAGACACCAAAGCCGCCGCCCTTCGACGGCGGCGACATGAGCCGCATGACCCTGCGCCTGTTCGAGGAGCTCAAGGCCAAGGCCGAACAGGCCGCCTCCTCCCAGGGCGTGTCCCTCAACACCTTCGTCCAGCAGGCCGTCCAGGGCGCGTTGCAGGGCCGGGGAAAGTGGGACAAGGCCTGGGAGAAGGGCTGGGACAAGAAAGACGGCTCCCGAGTGCAGGGCTGGTACGAGGGATGA
- the thyX gene encoding FAD-dependent thymidylate synthase yields MTETVSPKVQLIAKTEFFAPADVPWSTDADGGEALAEFAGRACYQSWKKPNPATATNAGYINHIIEVGHLSVLEHGSVSFYMTGLSRSLTHELIRHRHFSYSQLSQRYVPEKSAAMVEPDVIAEDPELHAKFLEAAQAAQDAYNELLAGLEKKFADVKSATLRKKQARQAARAILPNATETRIVVTGNYRAWRHFIAMRATEHADVEIRALAVECLRQLQKAAGNVFADFTIAALPDGTEVASSPLVAEG; encoded by the coding sequence GTGACCGAGACGGTGTCGCCGAAGGTGCAGCTCATCGCCAAGACCGAGTTCTTCGCCCCGGCGGACGTCCCGTGGTCCACCGACGCCGACGGCGGCGAGGCGCTCGCGGAGTTCGCGGGCCGAGCCTGCTATCAGTCGTGGAAGAAGCCGAACCCGGCCACGGCGACCAACGCCGGGTACATCAACCACATCATCGAGGTCGGCCACCTGTCGGTGCTCGAACACGGCAGCGTCAGCTTCTACATGACCGGGCTGTCGCGCTCGCTCACCCACGAGTTGATCCGCCACCGCCACTTCTCCTACTCGCAGCTCTCCCAGCGCTACGTGCCGGAGAAGTCCGCCGCGATGGTCGAGCCGGACGTCATCGCCGAGGACCCCGAGCTGCACGCGAAGTTCCTCGAAGCCGCGCAGGCCGCGCAGGACGCCTACAACGAGCTGCTCGCGGGCCTGGAGAAGAAGTTCGCCGACGTCAAGAGCGCCACCCTGCGCAAGAAGCAGGCCCGCCAGGCCGCCCGCGCGATCCTGCCCAACGCCACCGAGACGCGCATCGTGGTCACCGGCAACTACCGCGCCTGGCGTCACTTCATCGCCATGCGGGCCACCGAGCACGCCGACGTCGAGATCCGCGCGCTGGCCGTGGAGTGCCTGCGCCAGCTGCAGAAGGCCGCGGGCAACGTCTTCGCCGACTTCACCATCGCCGCGCTGCCCGACGGCACCGAGGTCGCCTCCAGCCCGCTCGTCGCCGAAGGCTGA
- a CDS encoding DUF4097 family beta strand repeat-containing protein, which translates to MTDPISTRAFEADGPVELSLTIGSGSIEVRLADEPGVTVTVRHAPGDASPLADLMSWVSGALGEDAPADVPAEAIRQTRIEFGAGRLVVRSPQTLPLRGVPLAVVVTAPKGSHVEVRAGSAPVTVTGDAGRVEATAVAAIRVANAAAVKLRSGGGDVESAVVAGSSSVHTGSGNVWLGTVTGDVMVRTGTGDVTIADAVSGQVELTSGSGDLRISVRADSTAEIDLSSGSGTARSELPLTNSRPESASLLRVRGRTGSGTAVIGLATT; encoded by the coding sequence ATGACCGACCCCATCAGCACCCGCGCGTTCGAGGCCGACGGCCCGGTCGAACTCTCGCTGACCATCGGGTCCGGCTCGATCGAGGTCCGGCTCGCCGACGAACCGGGTGTCACCGTGACCGTCCGGCACGCACCGGGCGACGCCTCCCCCTTGGCCGACCTGATGAGCTGGGTCAGCGGAGCTCTCGGCGAGGACGCGCCCGCCGATGTCCCCGCCGAGGCGATCCGCCAGACGCGGATCGAGTTCGGCGCGGGCAGGCTCGTGGTCCGCTCACCCCAGACCCTCCCGCTGCGCGGCGTGCCGCTGGCGGTGGTCGTCACCGCTCCCAAGGGATCGCACGTCGAGGTCCGCGCGGGTAGCGCGCCCGTCACCGTGACCGGCGACGCGGGCCGTGTCGAGGCGACCGCCGTGGCCGCGATCCGGGTCGCGAACGCGGCCGCGGTGAAGCTGCGCTCGGGCGGCGGAGACGTGGAGTCCGCCGTGGTCGCAGGGTCGTCCTCGGTGCACACGGGCAGCGGGAACGTGTGGTTGGGCACGGTGACCGGCGACGTGATGGTGCGCACCGGCACCGGCGACGTGACGATCGCGGACGCGGTGTCCGGCCAGGTCGAGCTGACCAGCGGCTCCGGCGATCTGCGGATCAGCGTCCGGGCGGACTCGACGGCGGAGATCGACCTGTCGTCCGGCTCGGGCACCGCACGCAGCGAGTTGCCGCTCACCAACAGCAGGCCCGAGTCCGCGTCCTTGCTGCGGGTGCGCGGGCGAACCGGCTCCGGCACCGCCGTCATCGGGCTCGCGACAACCTAA